From a single Staphylococcus epidermidis genomic region:
- the rimI gene encoding ribosomal protein S18-alanine N-acetyltransferase → MVKPTREQLNIRKMSVEDVPKVFDIERNSFSHSSWSIDAFYHEIENNEFATYFVIEFSDKIIGYVGLWLVVDQAQITTIAISKAFRGYGLGQLLLKYAMNYARFSCDVMSLEVRIDNDVAQHVYRNLGFQNGGKRKNYYGEGEDALVMWVNLK, encoded by the coding sequence TTGGTTAAACCAACAAGAGAACAATTGAATATTAGGAAAATGAGTGTGGAAGATGTTCCTAAAGTTTTTGATATAGAAAGAAATAGTTTCTCACACAGTTCGTGGTCAATCGATGCATTTTATCATGAAATAGAAAACAACGAATTTGCTACATATTTTGTTATAGAATTTAGTGACAAAATAATTGGATATGTTGGTTTATGGTTAGTCGTTGATCAAGCACAAATTACAACGATAGCTATATCAAAGGCATTTAGAGGCTATGGTCTTGGGCAACTTTTACTTAAATATGCAATGAACTATGCACGTTTTTCTTGTGATGTGATGAGTTTAGAAGTAAGAATAGATAATGATGTTGCACAACATGTTTATAGGAATTTGGGATTCCAAAATGGTGGAAAAAGAAAGAATTATTATGGAGAAGGCGAGGACGCATTAGTCATGTGGGTGAATTTGAAATGA
- the tsaD gene encoding tRNA (adenosine(37)-N6)-threonylcarbamoyltransferase complex transferase subunit TsaD has translation MTNNKLILAIETSCDETSVSVIKNGTELLSNTVLSQIDSHKRFGGVVPEVASRHHVEGITATIDESLVSAKVKMEDIDAIAVTQGPGLIGALLIGINAAKALAFAYDKPIIPVHHIAGHIYANHLEQPLTFPLMSLIVSGGHTELVYMKNHLDFEVIGETRDDAVGEAYDKVARTINLPYPGGPHIDRLAAKGKDVYDFPRVWLEKDSYDFSFSGLKSAVINKLHNLRQKNIEIVAEDVATSFQNSVVEVLTYKAIHACKTYNVNRLIVAGGVASNKGLRNALSEACKKEGIHLTIPSPVLCTDNAAMIGAAGYYLYQAGLRGDLALNGQNNIDIETFSV, from the coding sequence ATGACAAATAATAAATTAATCTTAGCAATTGAAACAAGTTGTGATGAAACGAGTGTAAGTGTAATAAAGAATGGCACTGAACTTTTATCTAATACTGTTTTAAGTCAAATAGATAGTCACAAACGTTTTGGTGGTGTTGTACCTGAAGTTGCTAGTAGACATCATGTTGAAGGAATAACAGCAACTATAGATGAATCGTTAGTGAGTGCAAAAGTGAAAATGGAAGACATTGACGCTATTGCAGTAACACAAGGCCCAGGATTAATAGGAGCTTTATTGATTGGTATTAATGCGGCTAAAGCTTTGGCATTTGCTTATGATAAGCCTATTATTCCAGTACATCATATTGCTGGTCATATTTATGCCAATCACTTAGAACAACCATTAACGTTTCCACTAATGTCATTGATTGTATCTGGTGGTCATACTGAACTAGTATATATGAAAAATCATTTAGATTTCGAAGTGATTGGTGAAACGAGAGATGATGCAGTAGGAGAAGCTTATGATAAAGTTGCTCGAACAATCAATCTTCCTTATCCTGGTGGACCGCATATTGATCGATTAGCAGCTAAAGGTAAAGATGTATATGATTTTCCAAGAGTTTGGCTCGAAAAAGATAGTTATGATTTTAGTTTTAGTGGTCTTAAAAGTGCTGTAATAAATAAACTGCATAATTTAAGACAGAAAAATATTGAAATTGTAGCTGAAGATGTTGCAACGAGTTTCCAAAATAGTGTTGTAGAAGTTTTAACCTATAAAGCTATTCATGCTTGTAAAACTTATAATGTTAATCGCTTAATTGTTGCAGGTGGTGTTGCTAGTAATAAAGGATTAAGAAATGCACTAAGTGAAGCATGTAAAAAAGAGGGTATACACCTTACTATTCCAAGTCCTGTTCTTTGCACTGATAATGCAGCGATGATTGGTGCTGCTGGATATTATTTATATCAAGCTGGTTTGCGTGGCGATTTAGCTTTAAATGGACAAAATAATATTGATATTGAAACTTTTTCTGTTTAA
- a CDS encoding MutS-related protein, with protein sequence MTNNQTLVLIILTFIILITLVNVIISIIERRKQIAKINTLWDNKLKLESFIRPNSRFDAQYHAYRDHYNEQSFIDDKTWSDLNMDTLFHKINFNFTAIGEMRLYATLRGMFKVNQTSLINMFKENKVFRLNVSYILSKIGKNVYPLFPDQMLPTKRNILLMFCPLLPFIGFAFIFLIPSKGILICLTFMILNAILSFKLKKSYDQDLKSIFYTANVIKQSQALSKIESTPAISVDFTHFKASRRFSGLLARVESQDMASSIIMFIKLVFMIDYVLFHLIQRSYFKYQEEVMTCYDYISILDNHYSIAMYQHTLTHYCYPKINHNINGLQMKSIIHPLLDEENAIANTIDISNHILLTGSNASGKSTFMKAVALNLILAQSIQTATAHSFIYQPGYVMTSMANADDVLSGDSYFMSELKSIRRLFNTHQCNKIYCFIDEIFKGTNTTERIAASESVLSYLDNQKAYQVIAATHDVELSTLLENTYNNYHFNESIQENSIFFDYKIKPGKANTRNAIELLRITQFPIDIYQRAQQNIRNL encoded by the coding sequence ATGACGAACAATCAAACCTTAGTACTGATTATATTAACTTTCATCATCCTAATTACACTTGTAAATGTAATTATCTCTATTATAGAGAGGCGTAAACAGATTGCTAAAATAAATACTTTATGGGATAACAAATTAAAATTAGAAAGTTTTATACGTCCTAATTCACGATTCGATGCCCAATATCACGCTTACCGCGATCATTACAATGAGCAGTCATTTATCGACGATAAGACTTGGTCAGACCTAAATATGGATACGTTATTTCATAAAATTAATTTTAATTTCACTGCAATTGGTGAAATGCGACTATATGCAACTTTAAGAGGTATGTTTAAGGTAAATCAAACCTCATTGATAAACATGTTTAAAGAAAATAAAGTATTTCGTTTAAATGTATCTTACATTCTTTCTAAAATTGGTAAAAATGTATACCCTTTGTTTCCAGATCAAATGTTACCCACTAAGCGAAATATTTTATTAATGTTTTGTCCGTTGTTACCATTTATCGGGTTCGCATTCATTTTTTTAATTCCTTCAAAAGGTATATTAATATGTCTTACTTTTATGATTTTAAATGCAATATTATCTTTCAAACTAAAAAAATCTTATGACCAAGATTTAAAATCAATTTTTTATACTGCTAATGTTATAAAGCAAAGTCAAGCTTTAAGTAAGATTGAGAGCACGCCCGCGATAAGTGTTGATTTTACTCATTTTAAAGCTTCACGCCGTTTTAGTGGTTTATTAGCTAGAGTAGAATCACAAGATATGGCGAGTAGCATAATCATGTTTATTAAATTAGTATTCATGATAGATTATGTTTTATTTCATTTAATACAACGCAGCTACTTTAAGTATCAAGAAGAAGTTATGACATGTTATGACTACATAAGCATATTAGATAATCATTACTCTATAGCTATGTATCAACATACTTTGACACATTATTGTTATCCTAAAATCAATCACAATATTAATGGTCTTCAAATGAAATCAATCATTCATCCTCTACTAGATGAAGAAAATGCGATTGCTAACACAATTGACATTTCAAATCATATATTGCTCACAGGCTCTAATGCATCAGGAAAATCTACATTTATGAAAGCAGTTGCACTAAATTTGATTTTAGCTCAATCGATACAAACTGCAACAGCTCACTCATTTATTTATCAACCTGGCTATGTAATGACATCAATGGCAAATGCGGATGACGTTTTAAGTGGTGACAGTTATTTCATGTCAGAACTTAAGTCTATTCGTAGATTATTTAACACTCATCAGTGCAATAAGATATATTGTTTTATAGATGAAATTTTTAAAGGAACGAATACAACTGAACGTATTGCGGCTTCTGAATCAGTATTATCGTATTTAGATAATCAAAAAGCATATCAGGTTATCGCTGCGACACATGATGTTGAATTATCAACATTATTAGAAAATACATATAATAATTATCATTTTAATGAATCAATTCAAGAAAATAGCATATTTTTCGATTACAAAATTAAACCAGGTAAAGCCAATACACGTAATGCAATTGAATTACTACGCATTACGCAGTTTCCTATCGATATTTATCAGCGTGCTCAACAAAATATTCGAAACCTCTAG
- a CDS encoding ABC-F family ATP-binding cassette domain-containing protein: protein MILLQLNDISKSFDGEDIFTDVNFEVKTGERIGVVGRNGAGKSTLMKIIAGVENYDSGRISKIKNLTMSYLTQQMTLNSEATVFEEMSKPFEHIKKIENLIKDETDWLARNGQDYESDEYQSHIEKYETLTNRYEQLDGYQYESKIKTVLHGLNFTESDFNKPINDFSGGQKTRLSLAQMLLKEPDLLLLDEPTNHLDMETTKWLEDYLKYFKGAIVIISHDRYFLDKIVTQVYDVALGNVKHYVGNYEQFIKQRNQYYEKRMQEFEKQQEEIKRLETFVEKNITRASTSGMAKSRRKTLEKMERIDKPMIDARSANIQFGFDRNTGNDVMHIHDLKIGYDSPITLPINLEIFKGDHIAIIGPNGVGKTTLIKTIAEKQHKLGGQIIFGANLQIGYYDQKQAEFKSNKTILDYVWDQYPHMNEKDVRAVLGRFLFVQEDVKKIINDLSGGEKARLQLALLMLQRDNVLILDEPTNHLDIDSKEMLEQALKDFEGTIIFVSHDRYFINQLANKVFDLNINGGQMYLGDYQYYIEKTEEAAAIKAHETITQNNFENKEINQDANTSTYISQKQQKRQQRKLERQIEHCERQIEELEAQISHIDEQLTQPEVFNDPLKASKFANQKSDTEQKLEQIMLEWEKLQEKL from the coding sequence ATGATACTTTTACAACTTAATGACATCTCCAAATCGTTCGATGGTGAAGATATCTTCACAGATGTTAATTTTGAGGTGAAAACTGGCGAAAGAATCGGCGTAGTAGGCCGTAATGGAGCTGGTAAATCGACATTAATGAAAATCATAGCAGGTGTGGAAAATTACGATAGTGGTCGAATATCAAAAATCAAAAATTTGACAATGAGTTATTTAACTCAGCAAATGACACTCAATTCAGAAGCTACTGTCTTTGAAGAAATGTCTAAGCCTTTTGAACATATAAAGAAAATTGAAAATTTAATTAAGGATGAAACCGATTGGCTTGCACGAAATGGACAAGATTATGAATCCGATGAATATCAATCACATATTGAAAAATATGAAACTTTAACGAATCGTTATGAGCAATTAGATGGTTATCAATATGAGAGTAAAATTAAAACAGTCCTGCACGGGCTTAACTTTACAGAAAGCGATTTCAACAAGCCTATTAATGATTTTAGTGGTGGTCAAAAAACACGTCTTTCTCTTGCTCAAATGTTACTTAAAGAACCCGATTTACTCCTTCTTGATGAACCAACTAACCATCTAGACATGGAAACAACCAAGTGGTTAGAGGATTACTTAAAGTACTTTAAAGGGGCAATTGTAATTATCAGTCATGATAGATATTTTTTAGATAAAATTGTAACTCAAGTTTATGATGTTGCTCTAGGAAATGTAAAACACTATGTAGGAAACTATGAGCAATTTATAAAGCAACGTAATCAGTATTACGAAAAACGCATGCAAGAATTTGAAAAGCAACAAGAAGAAATCAAGCGTTTAGAAACCTTTGTAGAAAAAAATATTACTCGTGCATCTACAAGCGGCATGGCTAAGAGTAGACGTAAAACATTGGAAAAAATGGAACGTATTGATAAACCTATGATAGATGCTAGAAGTGCAAATATACAATTTGGCTTCGACCGTAATACTGGTAATGATGTGATGCACATTCATGATTTAAAAATTGGTTACGACTCACCTATTACACTACCTATAAACCTCGAAATCTTTAAAGGGGATCATATAGCTATCATTGGTCCAAATGGTGTTGGTAAAACAACATTGATAAAAACAATTGCTGAAAAACAACATAAACTAGGTGGTCAAATTATCTTTGGTGCTAATTTACAAATTGGTTACTATGATCAAAAACAAGCTGAATTTAAATCAAATAAAACCATTCTCGATTATGTTTGGGATCAATATCCACATATGAATGAAAAAGATGTACGGGCAGTATTAGGGCGTTTCTTGTTCGTTCAAGAAGACGTAAAAAAAATTATCAATGACTTATCCGGCGGCGAAAAGGCACGATTACAATTAGCACTTTTAATGTTACAACGTGATAATGTTCTTATCTTAGATGAACCGACTAACCATTTAGATATTGATTCTAAAGAAATGCTTGAACAAGCATTGAAAGATTTTGAAGGCACAATTATTTTTGTATCACATGATCGTTATTTTATTAACCAACTTGCAAATAAAGTTTTTGATTTAAACATTAATGGTGGCCAAATGTATTTGGGAGATTATCAGTATTATATTGAGAAAACTGAAGAAGCTGCAGCTATCAAAGCACATGAAACAATAACTCAAAATAATTTTGAAAATAAAGAGATAAATCAAGACGCAAATACTTCAACCTATATCAGTCAAAAGCAACAAAAAAGACAACAACGTAAATTAGAAAGACAAATTGAACATTGTGAAAGACAAATCGAAGAATTAGAAGCACAAATATCACATATCGACGAACAGTTAACACAACCTGAAGTATTTAACGACCCTCTAAAAGCTAGTAAATTTGCCAATCAAAAATCCGATACCGAACAAAAATTAGAACAAATAATGTTGGAATGGGAAAAATTACAAGAAAAGCTCTAA
- a CDS encoding redox-sensing transcriptional repressor Rex — MPDDFKIPRATLKRLPLYYRLVSILKGKGIDRVNSKTISEALQIDSATIRRDFSYFGELGKKGYGYNIDSMLEFFKSELSESDQIKIAIIGIGNLGRALLTYNFSIHDEMTITEAFDIRPDIIGENIGDVVVKHSDDIKTTLESEDIDVVILTTPDNVAQQVADELVKAGVKGILNFTPRRIKTPQDVQVHHIDFGIELQSLLFFMKNYSK; from the coding sequence ATGCCAGATGATTTTAAAATTCCTCGCGCTACGTTAAAACGTCTACCTTTATATTACCGATTGGTCAGTATTTTGAAAGGTAAAGGTATAGATCGTGTTAATTCTAAAACAATAAGTGAAGCACTACAAATTGATTCAGCTACAATAAGAAGAGACTTTTCATACTTTGGTGAATTAGGAAAAAAAGGATATGGATATAATATAGATAGTATGCTTGAATTCTTTAAATCAGAATTAAGTGAGAGCGATCAAATTAAAATTGCCATTATAGGTATCGGTAATTTAGGGCGTGCATTACTTACATATAACTTTTCAATACATGATGAGATGACAATTACTGAAGCTTTTGATATTAGACCAGATATTATAGGTGAGAATATCGGTGACGTTGTGGTAAAACATAGTGATGATATCAAAACGACATTAGAATCAGAAGATATTGATGTAGTCATTTTAACAACACCAGATAATGTGGCACAACAAGTAGCTGATGAACTTGTTAAAGCCGGTGTTAAAGGTATACTAAACTTTACGCCACGTCGAATTAAAACACCCCAAGATGTCCAAGTACATCATATTGATTTTGGTATAGAGTTACAATCATTATTGTTCTTCATGAAAAATTATAGTAAATAA